Part of the Haloarchaeobius litoreus genome is shown below.
GGTCTCGTAGTACGACCACCGCGTCCCGCAGTCCTTGCACTCGCGCTCGCCCCGGATCTCCATGTTGTGCGTGTGTTCGAGTGTCTGGGGGAAAGGTTGTCGGGTTCTGGTGTCGTGAGTCGTGTGCTTCGATGCTGGAGGGATGCGATCGGGTGCGAACAGCCAGAAAGCCCCGGCGTCCTCGTCGGCCGCGACTGCCGAGACTCCTCCGTCGTCTCGCTGCCCTCCGCTCACACCGTCTCGCCAGCCGCGCGCCGGAGTGGCGGTGAAACCGCGCGCCGGAGTGACGATGATACCGCACGACGAAGACAGCTGTTCTGCCGACAATCGCGGTCGTACAGCCGAACCTGCACGACCACCACGTTCAAGCCGGACGACCCCGAAGGGGGAGGTACGATGTCCACGGAGACACCCGAGGATAGAGGAAGTCGCACAGAAGCGGCTGGTCGAGAAATTCTCCCACGGAACTGACACCCCGACGGTCGTCCGCACGGACGACGGACTGCGTCTCGCAGTCGACGGAGAGAGCACCGTTCTCACACAGGAATCCGCCGCGGAGCTACGCGACCAGCTCGCGGAGGCACTGACACGGACCCACGAGTTCGTCCACACGACCGGCACGCACCGGGAGGACGGCAGCTACGTCGTCGCCCGACGCGGGGCGGACTCGGCGGGCCACAGCAAGGTGTTCGAGCGCGTCGACGCGCTGGAGCGCCTGTACGACCGCCTGCCGGACAGCTTCACCGCCGAGGACGTGGGTCGGACCGGCCTGACCGGCGGCCGGCGGCACATGCTCGTCTGGCACTTCGCCGAGCACCCGGGCTTCGACTGCGAGCTCGTCTCGCGCCAGCCACTCACCGTCGAGAAGCACGGGGAAGGGGGTGAGAGAAGCGTGGCCGAAACGCACCTCGCCGCGCTGCCGGCGGACTGACGGCACGAACTGGCGGCGTGCTGGTCCGACGCCGCAGCCCCCTGGCTGCAGGGGACGCCCCTGCCGCGAGTGACGCCTGCCGCGGACCGCAGCCTTTTGCCCCGGGCCGACACAGTGGCGGCCATGCAGCCACGGCCATCCACGTTCTCCATCGCGGCCCGCGACCCCGAGACGGGCGCGGTCGGCGTCGCCGTCCAGTCGAAGTTCGTCGGCGTCGGGGCGGTCGTCCCGTTCGTCAGCGCCGACGCGGGCGCGGTCGCCACACAGAGCTTCGCGAACGTCGCCTACGGTCCGGACGGGCTGGACCTGCTGCGCGAGGGCCACTCCGCGCAGGAGGCCGTCGACGAACTGACCAGCAGCGACGACGAGGCCCCGCAGCGACAGGTCGGCATCGTCGAGGCCCCCGGCGGGGACACCGCCGAGCGCGAGGACAGCGTCGCCGCGTTCTCCGGCGACGAGTGCTTCGACGTCTACGGCGACGTCCAGGGCACCCACTACACCGTGCAGGGGAACATCCTCGAGAACCGGGAGACGCTGACCGCGATGGCCGAGACGTTCGAGGAAGCCGACGGCGGCCTCCCCGAGCGCATGATCGCCGCGCTCCACGCCGGCAACGACGCCGGCGGCGACTCCCGGGGTGAGCAGTCCGCCGCGCTCTACGTCGCCAGGCACGAGGGCGGCTACGACGGGAAGAACGACCGCTGGGTCGACGTGCGCGTCGACGACCACGAGCACCCAATCGACGAACTGGAACGGGTGTTCCGGCTCTACGACATCACGCTGCTCGCCCGCGAGGAGCCCGACGATACCCGCGAGCTGTCGGGCGAGACGGCCGAGGCGGTCGCGGAGACGCTCGCCGACCTCGGGTTCTACGACGGTACGCCCGACGGCGAGTTCGGCGACGGCGAGCGCGACGCGCTGGAGGATTTCCGGGGCATGAACAACTTCGAGAACCACAGCGTCGCGACCCTGGAGGACGCGCTGGCGAGAGGCTGGGACGACGCCGACGGCGAGGGCGAAGCCCGGATGGTGGACGCCATCTGGCACGGGCTGCAACGGCTGGAGCGGAAGTAGCGCGGCGGCGGAATCGGTTCCTCAGCGTTTCTCCAGCGCGAGGTTGACGTTGTGGTCCCACTCGCCGGCCCCCCGGCGCACGTCCGCCACCCGCCAGTCGGTTCCGACGGTCAGCTCGCGCAGCTGCCCAGGGGTGAACAGCCGGTAGAGCCACGGCTCACCGAGGCTGCCGGCGTACTCGAACTGGAGCACGCGGTACGCCCTGCCCGGGGTCGCGTCCTCGTAGAAGTCCAGCATCTCCCGGGTGCGGTCGTGCTCCGGGTCGAAGCAGTCGAGGACGGCGGTCGCGTCGGGAGTCGTGACGTACGCGAGGTCGGCGAGGAACTCCCTGACCCCTGCCTCGGAGCGGGCGAGGCTCAGCTGGGTACCGACCGCGAGCGCGGACCGGAACCGGTCCCGGTCGAACGACTCGCGGAGCGCGAACATGTCGCCGACGCGGGCGTCCCGCACGCCCCGGTCGCGCATCACCTCGACGAGCGACGCGCTGTGGTCGATGGCGACCGTCTCGAACTGCTCCTGGAAGTAGAGCGCGTGCCGCCCGCCGCCAGCACCCATGTCGAGCAGCGGGCCGTCCAGCCAGGACTCGAACCAGTCGCCGGCCGCACCCTCGGGCTCCCACTCGTCGAGGTAGACCGCCTCGACTCCGGCCTCGCGGGTCTCCTCGCCGTTCCGGTACAGGAGCGGTCCGTCCATCTCGTCGAAGTGGCAGTCGTGGATGGCCTCGGCGAACGGGTCCGACATGGTGTCTCGAGCGTCGACCGTCCGGGTGAAAAAGGACCCGCGTGTTCGTGACCGGTTCACACGGACGGCGGATGCTCGCTAACGACACGCTTTTTGCCGTCACGGAGCCACCAGAGAGTAATGAGCACGGAGACGGACCCGACGAACTCGGACGCGTTCGAGGCGGTCTGCGAGACGCTCGTCGAGGGCATCCTCGCGGGCGACATCGAGCGCGACGACGTCGAGTCCGCGAAGCTCGCGGCCTGCTCCGAGCACAGCGCGCCGAAGGTGCCGAAGAACTCGGAGATACTCGACTACGCACCCCAGGACCGCCGCGAGGAGCTGGAGGCCGTGCTCCGGCGCAAACCCGTCAGAACGGCGTCGGGCGTCTCGCCGGTCGCCATCATGACCTCGCCGCACATGTGCCCGCACGGGAAGTGCCTCTACTGCCCGGGCGGGCCGGCGTCGGAGTTCGACAGCTCGCAGAGCTACACCGGCCACGAGCCGGCGGCGGCCCGCGGCGAGCAGAACGACTACGACCCCTACGGGCAGGTAACCCTGCGGCTGGAGCAGCTGCGGGAGATCGGCCACCCCGTCGACAAGGTCGAGCTCATCCTCATGGGCGGGACGATGACGGCGCGTTCGCACGACTACCAGGAGTGGTTCGTCAAGCGCGCGCTGGAGGCGATGAACGACTTCGACGTGGACAAAGAGCCCGCGCCCGCGGAGGGCGAGAGCTTCGCGCAGGACCCCGACGAGTACGAGTTCAGGTACCTGGAGGACGTCATCGCCGAGAACGAGACGGCGGACGTGCGCAACATCGGGACGACGTTCGAGACGAAGCCGGACTGGTGCGACCCCGAGCAGATCGACCGGATGCTCGACCTCGGCGGGACGAAGGTCGAGGTCGGGGTGCAGACCACCTTCGAGCGCATCAACCGCGAGATGCACCGCGGCCACGGCGTGCAGGCGAGCGTCGACGCGAACCGCCGGCTCCGGGACGCGGCGTTCAAGGTCGGCTTCCACATGATGCCCGGCCAGCCCGGCATGTCGCAGGCGATGTGCCTGGAGGACTTCCGGCGTATCTTCGAGGAGGAGCAGTGGAAGCCCGACTACCTGAAGATCTACCCGACGCTCGTGGTGCGCGGCACGAGAGTCTACGACTCGTGGTACCGCGACGAGTACGACCCCCTGACGAACGAGGAGGCCGCCGAACTGGTCGCCGAGGCGCTGTCGATGGTGCCGAAGTACACCCGCGTCCAGCGCGTCCAGCGCGACATCCCCGCCGACTTCATCGACGCCGGCGTCTGGAAGTCGAACCTCCGCCAGCTCGCCTGGCAGAAGATGGACGAGCACGGCTGGGACTGCCACTGCATCCGCTGTCGCGAGGCCGGGATGAACGACGAGGAGCCCGGGGACGTCACGCTCGACAC
Proteins encoded:
- a CDS encoding class I SAM-dependent methyltransferase, which produces MSDPFAEAIHDCHFDEMDGPLLYRNGEETREAGVEAVYLDEWEPEGAAGDWFESWLDGPLLDMGAGGGRHALYFQEQFETVAIDHSASLVEVMRDRGVRDARVGDMFALRESFDRDRFRSALAVGTQLSLARSEAGVREFLADLAYVTTPDATAVLDCFDPEHDRTREMLDFYEDATPGRAYRVLQFEYAGSLGEPWLYRLFTPGQLRELTVGTDWRVADVRRGAGEWDHNVNLALEKR
- a CDS encoding DUF7528 family protein → MRLAVDGESTVLTQESAAELRDQLAEALTRTHEFVHTTGTHREDGSYVVARRGADSAGHSKVFERVDALERLYDRLPDSFTAEDVGRTGLTGGRRHMLVWHFAEHPGFDCELVSRQPLTVEKHGEGGERSVAETHLAALPAD
- a CDS encoding DUF1028 domain-containing protein, whose product is MQPRPSTFSIAARDPETGAVGVAVQSKFVGVGAVVPFVSADAGAVATQSFANVAYGPDGLDLLREGHSAQEAVDELTSSDDEAPQRQVGIVEAPGGDTAEREDSVAAFSGDECFDVYGDVQGTHYTVQGNILENRETLTAMAETFEEADGGLPERMIAALHAGNDAGGDSRGEQSAALYVARHEGGYDGKNDRWVDVRVDDHEHPIDELERVFRLYDITLLAREEPDDTRELSGETAEAVAETLADLGFYDGTPDGEFGDGERDALEDFRGMNNFENHSVATLEDALARGWDDADGEGEARMVDAIWHGLQRLERK
- a CDS encoding tRNA uridine(34) 5-carboxymethylaminomethyl modification radical SAM/GNAT enzyme Elp3, translated to MSTETDPTNSDAFEAVCETLVEGILAGDIERDDVESAKLAACSEHSAPKVPKNSEILDYAPQDRREELEAVLRRKPVRTASGVSPVAIMTSPHMCPHGKCLYCPGGPASEFDSSQSYTGHEPAAARGEQNDYDPYGQVTLRLEQLREIGHPVDKVELILMGGTMTARSHDYQEWFVKRALEAMNDFDVDKEPAPAEGESFAQDPDEYEFRYLEDVIAENETADVRNIGTTFETKPDWCDPEQIDRMLDLGGTKVEVGVQTTFERINREMHRGHGVQASVDANRRLRDAAFKVGFHMMPGQPGMSQAMCLEDFRRIFEEEQWKPDYLKIYPTLVVRGTRVYDSWYRDEYDPLTNEEAAELVAEALSMVPKYTRVQRVQRDIPADFIDAGVWKSNLRQLAWQKMDEHGWDCHCIRCREAGMNDEEPGDVTLDTITYQAGGGTEHFISFEDREQDLLVGFCRLRFPNDPVRRELEDAALVRELHVYGNQVAVGQSGADGDQQHRGYGRRLLAEAERRAREAGYRKLSVISGIGVRQYYREKLGYHQDGPYVSKRL